Below is a window of Streptomyces sp. NBC_00223 DNA.
AGATTCACCACCACCCGTTGCGGGAGCGCCAGATCGGCGTGTTCCGACGGGTCACCCGTCGATGTATCAATACACCAGCGATATAGAGCGGTTTGAAGGTCCACCAGGCCAGCCATAGCTCGCCGAGAAGCAGGTATCCGAACAACATGAACGTACCTGCGATGCAGCCCGGTCCCCCAGCGGTGCTCGACCTGCGGCGGCGTGACCTGCCGCCGACATGACCGCTGATCGACAACGGACCGGGGAGTGGGAGACGCCAGTTCAGACGCACTGGGCCCTCCCGCTCACATGCAGGACGGCCAACGCAGCCAAGGCGACACGACAATGCATGAATCCCCCAGAAATGACTGTACCGACCGGATATACCCGACCGGCCGTCGCATCTTGCCATACGCGGACACGCAGAGTGCCTGGGATCAACCTGAACCGTTCCGGGTTCAGTGGAGGCTCGATTCTTTGAGAGGATCGAGTCATGGCACGTCCTTCCCCTTATCCCGCTGAGCTTCGGCGTCGTGCGGTGCGCATGGTCGCCGAGGTACGGCCGGACTACGAGACCGAGTGGGCCGCGATGAAGGCCGTCGCGGGCAAGCTCGGCATCGGCGCGGCCGAGACGGTGCGGCAGTGGGTCCGCCGGGACCAGATCGACTCCGGGACCCGGCCCGGGACGACGACGGAGGAATCCGCCCAGGTCAAAGCCCTGAAGAAAGAAGTCGCAGAGCTCAGGCGGGCGAACGAGATCCTCAAGGCGGCCTCGGCTTTCTTCGCGGCCGAGCTCGACCGGCCACATCTTCGCTCGTGACGTTCATCGACGAGCACCGCGACCGCTTCGGCGGCGTCGAGCCGATCTGCACCGTGCTCACCGAGCACGGCCTCAGCATCGCGCCCTCCACCTACTACGCCGCCAAGGTCCGCCCGCCCTCGGCGCGTGCAGTGCGCGACGCGGAACTGAAAGTCCTGGTCCAGGAGGTGTTCGAGGCCAACTACCGTGTCTACGGAGCCCGCAAGATCTGGCACCACCTTCGCCGGCAGGGCCACCAGGTCGCCCGCTGCACGGTCGAGCGGCTGATGCGCGAACTCGGCATCACCGGAGCCGTCCGCGGGAAGAGGATCGTCACCACTGTCCAGGACCGGGCGGCCGAGCGGGCCCCGGACCTGGTCGACCGCGACTTCGTCGCCAAGGCTCCGAACCGGACCTGGGTCGCGGACTTCACCCATGTCGCGGCCTGGGCCGGCACGGTCTATGTCGCTTTCGTCGTCGACACTTTCTCCCGCCGCATCGTCGGCTGGTCCGCGGCTACCACCAAACACACCGAACTCGTCCTGGCCGCGGTGGAAATGGGCCTGTGGCAGCGCGACCGGGAAGGCAGCCGCCACCAGCACGGCCAACTGGTACACCACAGCGACGCCGGGTCGCAATACACCTCTTTCGCCCTCGCTGAACACCTTCAGCGGGAGGGCATCGCCGCCTCCATCGGATCCGTCGGCGACGCATACGACAACGCCCTGATGGAATCCACGATCGGCCTGTTCAAGACCGAACTGATCAAGCCCCGCCGGCCATGGCGAACCCTGGCCGACGTCGAACTGGCCACCGCCGAATGGGTCGACTGGTACAACCACCACCGCCTGCACGGTGAAATAGGCCACATCCCGCCCGCAGAATACGAAGCCAACTACCACCAGACCGACAAGAAACACCAGGTCACAGTCAAGATCTAGAGTCTCCACCGGACCCGGAACGGTTCAACCGCCGACGTCCTGCCCTGGCTTCGTCGCTGTGCCCGAGACCGACCTGCGGAGTCACTTCACCAGGCCGCAGAAGAGGCGCGGTTCCTGGACAAGCCGCTGCCCCTGCACCACGCCGACGCGACCTGCACGATCGATACACGGCCCATACGTCGCTGCGGGCCGGCTACCTCCACTCCGGCGCCTGAACCCGACTCCGCCTCGTACGTACCAGCGCGTCTCGCCCAGACTGTCCCGCCACACCTGAATCGGCCTTGCGAGGGGGCGCTGGTCTCAGTTCTGGTCTCAGTCGCACCGCATTGTGGCGACATTGCCGCAGCGCACGGTTGGCAGGGGCTCCGGTTACGTCAGATGTTCACCGCCTCGGGAGGCACCGAAGCACACCGAGGATTCGAACGGTGCGTGAGTCTCTCTCGAACCGCAGTGGTTGGTTTGGCATGTGGTGTGCGACCGCTACCGGTTGACACCCATCTCCATGCCGCCCACGATACGAGCACAGCCCACACCTGTTCGCGCTGGAGTTGATGCTGCGCGCGGTGGTGTTACTTCGCGCCCCCCAGCGGTGAACATCCGTTGTCCGTCCTCATGGTCACAACCAGCAAGTCCCTCTGCGTCGACCAGTTCGCCGGGAACCGGACAAGGTGAATGAGCCCTCCGTACCGTCGAGGACTCTGCGGCGTGGCCAGTCCCCACCCGCGCTCCGGGTTGGCCTTTGGGCCGCGCCCGGTGCAGGCTGCCTCCGGATCAAGTGGCCGACGTGGCACGGCTGAGCAGTGCGTCCAGTTGCGCCCCCCTCGTGGCGCTCTCGGGTGTGGGTGGATGGTGCCGGTGCTCAGGGCCTCGGCAGGGGCAGGTTGATCGCGTGGTCATCGACGAACACACGGCTCCTCGCCTGGCCGTTGCAGTTCCCCAAGAGTGTCCAGGCCCGTTCGTGAGGGCTTGGCGCCGTTCATTCGGCGGTCAGTTGAAGCGGGAGCTCGGCACTGGGCCCATGGCGCGCCCGTCCTCCGGCTCCCCGACGACCTTGGCCGCCGCGTCGCGCAGGTCGTCGAAGCCCTCCGCCTCCGCGGCCCGCCCGGTCACCAGGGCGATCTCGCCGAGCGGTGCGCTCTCGGCGCAGGCTCGCAGCTTGCGCAGCGCACCGGGTACGTCCCCGGCGTCGAGCTGCGCCCATGCCTCGGCCAACTCGGCGGTGCCGAAGAGGGGTCCGGCGGGCCCGGCGGAGGATGAACGGCGCTGACGTCATGAGAACATGCGGCCGAGCGTCGCAGAATCGTACGGCATCGGGCAATCGAATACCCCGCTCCTGACGCCACCTCGGTCGACGGAATGCCCCGGCGCCGAGGCGGTCGTCTCCCCTGACGCGCCAGGGGAGACGTGAGCCCCGACCGATGCGCGGTCGGGGCATCGTCGTCGCGTGGTTACCGTTGCCGGGCCGCGCGTGCACGCGGCGATCGGATGGGCCCGGTGGGCGAGCGGAGTACGGCAGCAGCTGTTCAGAGACCTCGGAAGCTGTACATGGGCCCGTAGCTCTTCCATGAATGGAGGTCCCCCACGGGCATGATGAGGGCAGCGGTGCCGCCGCAGTCGGCGCTGCGGAAATACGCTATCGACTTGTCCGACAGGTTCAGGTCGGCGAGCACGCCGAACGGGGTGGTGACGCACTCGCTGTCGACGTCCTGATAAATGGCTGCCCGCCCGTTGGTGAACTGCTCCGATTCGAAGACGCAGAGGGTGCCGGACGTGGTGCATCTGCTGTCCCCGGTGCTGACGACGATCGGGCCGGACGTCGCCGTGGCCGATCCTGGCGCGACGCCGAGAAGCAACGCAGCGGACATGGTCGCCACACCGATGGCGGAGCGCTTGAAGCCGAGCTTGCGCATGCCTTTTCTCCTGTCCCGAAGTGGGCCTTTCGTTTGTGGGCGCTGCCAATCCTCACCTCCCTCCCCAGAAATGTTCAATGGTTCAACTAAGTCTGGCTGGTTTACATTCGCCACTCTCAGCCAGTGCCGACGGGCACGAGCCGCTGGTCGGTCCGGACGGAGTTAGTCGGAGTGTTCCGCCACAGGTCAGGAGGCCAGCCCGAGCCGAACCCGCAGACGAACAGTTGGAAAGCGTGTTGGGGGCAACTCCTCACAAGTTCGGATCTCGTGTCCTCCGCCAGTGCTCTCACCGGGCACGACATACCAAGTTCCCACCGTCCGCGGTGGGGTTCCTACCCGTTGTCCGCCATGGTTCGCGTGATCCGTACCCGCTTCGACTGTCGCGGTCAGGGGCGACACCCAGCTCGTCGGCCGGAGCGGCTCGCCGCCGTCGCTGCTGAGCCGGCTCGGGGGCATGAATTCGCTGGAGGCCGGAGGTACCGGCCGGTACTGTCAGCGCCCTGTGGAGACAGCCGGAGGGGACAGTGATGGCGGGCACGACGACTTTGTGGCGGCCCACCGGACCCGAGGAGCTGGCGCTGGTCGAGACGTCAGGCTGGACTCGGTGGCCGCAACGGCTGCCGGAGCAGCCGATCTTCTATCCGGTGCTCAATGAGGACTACGCGATACGAATCGCCCGCGACTGGAACGTGCCCGCCTCCGGCGTCGGCTACGTGACCCGCTTCAACGTCGACACTGGGTTCCTCGCGCGCTACCCGATCCAGCAGGCCGGTGGCCGCACCATCCTCGAACTTTGGGTGCCGGCGGAGGAAGTGGAGGAATTCAACCGCCACATCGTCGGCCTCATCGAGGTCGTCCACGAATTCCGGGCCACGCCGTGACCGGCGACCGACCCGCCGCAGTTCTCCTCACCTCGCGGCAGGGGACCAGCACGACCGCCCTCCTCGCCGACGCCGTGGTCCGTCGGGGCATGGACGTACGGCGTCCGGTGCGCGACCCGCAACCGGCCGGGTCCCGGCGACCGGCCAGTACGGCTGGTACGGCTGCCGGACTCGACCAGCGGATCGCCACCGTCGGCCGGTACGCCGTCCACGGCGGACTCGACACCGCACCGCTGCGCCGCGACGGCCACGAGCGCGAGGTCCGCGCCTTCACCGAACGACTGCTGGCCGCCCCGGGCAAGGATCTGCCGGGCGCGGTCGTAGTCGGCGTCGGGCTCCTCCACAACCCCGACACCAGCCGCCAAGGCTGGGCCGCTGTCGTGGCCAACACGCCCTGGTTCGCCAGCAGTTACTTACTAGGCACTGCCGGTCGGGCCTCGGATCCAGACGGTTCCACCAACCTCGTACCCGCGCTCTCGCCCTCCGTGCGCGCCTCCAGCGAGGAACGGAATGGCTGTTGGAGCTGAGCCCGTTCGTCGTCCGGGATGTTCATCGACCCGGCCAGCACAGCGGCGAGCGCGGCCACATGCGTGTCGTCGACGTCGGAGTCGAACAGCCACCGGATGTTGTCCTCGGCCGTGATGAGGTCGATCGCCGCGCGCCCGTTGCCGTCCCGTGCGGCCGGTGCCCGGACGTATCGCACCCGGTCGATCGGGATGTCCTGATTGATCTCGCCCTGCCCGAGGAACGCGTTCGACTTGGCCGTGATGATGCGGCGATCCGTGACGGCGACCAGATTCCTTGCCGCCCCCTTGTCCATCGTCGGCGCCACCTTCTCCTTTGCTCCGTCGAAGATCGCACCAATCCGAGCGGGGGCATCGAGACCGAGAACACGCAAGGTCTCACCGTCCTCCAGGAACCAGCGCAGCATGCGCAGATACCGGCCCGGATCCAGTGACTTGGGCACGCAGACAACACCGGGAACTACGGGCAGCGGGACCGGCGGGTGGAGGGCGTCGGCAAGAGGCTGGATCGCCTCCAGGAGCTGGGCGCTGGTGAGGCGAGCCTTCTTCGCGTCTTTCCACTTCCCCAGGAGCGGCACTGTTGCGTGTCCAGAAAGCTCCGCGATGATCCGTAGCTCCCGCGTCAGCGAGCCGACGAGGCTTGTCGTCTCGGCCAGGGCGGAGTTGAGCTCTTCACCGGTCTCGCGCTCGATGATCTCGACGAGCCGGGCCTCGTCGGCCTCTTCGCGTCCGACGGCTCTCGCCCGCCCAGCGTGGAGCGTCTGGTACCCCGCCCATGCCTTGAGCGAGGACAGGAGGGCATAGGCGTCGAAGATGATCGCCCTGGCGTTCGTCTCGAGATACTGACGCCGACCGGGTGTGTCGAGCCAGCCGAGCTGCCGGACGTGCTCGCCGACTTTCAACCGGTACGTCTCGCGCTGCGTACGCAGGCCGTCCTCTTTGGCCGCGATTTTCTCCCACTCGGTCGTCGTGACCGACCCGAGCTCCTGGACGCGGCTGACCGCGCGATCGATAGTGTCAACGAGCGCCGTCAGCTCGGCCCACTGACCGAGGCGCATCGTCGTGAGGACCTCGCTCGTCAGCGCGATGTTGGTCCTGACAAGGCCCGCAACTTGGCTCAGCATCATCTGGAGCGCGACCATGGCCAAAGCCGGCCCGATCGCGACCGCGAACTCCGCCGCGCTCACCGCGGTTACGGGAGTCCAACGGACCGCATGGACTATCCGGCCGTT
It encodes the following:
- a CDS encoding IS3 family transposase (programmed frameshift), producing the protein MARPSPYPAELRRRAVRMVAEVRPDYETEWAAMKAVAGKLGIGAAETVRQWVRRDQIDSGTRPGTTTEESAQVKALKKEVAELRRANEILKAASGFLRGRARPATSSLVTFIDEHRDRFGGVEPICTVLTEHGLSIAPSTYYAAKVRPPSARAVRDAELKVLVQEVFEANYRVYGARKIWHHLRRQGHQVARCTVERLMRELGITGAVRGKRIVTTVQDRAAERAPDLVDRDFVAKAPNRTWVADFTHVAAWAGTVYVAFVVDTFSRRIVGWSAATTKHTELVLAAVEMGLWQRDREGSRHQHGQLVHHSDAGSQYTSFALAEHLQREGIAASIGSVGDAYDNALMESTIGLFKTELIKPRRPWRTLADVELATAEWVDWYNHHRLHGEIGHIPPAEYEANYHQTDKKHQVTVKI